A single genomic interval of Nitratidesulfovibrio sp. SRB-5 harbors:
- a CDS encoding GatB/YqeY domain-containing protein, producing MNLSERIEKDYVSAYKAKDAVRLGVLRMLKTAAKNMQVELMRPVTEAELLDVVLKQAKQRQDSIEQFTAANRTDLADKEQAELVILREYLPTPLEGDELAAAIDAAIAETGAKGPQDMGRVMQAIMNAHKGRVDGKALSATVRARLAG from the coding sequence ATGAATCTTTCCGAACGCATCGAGAAGGACTACGTGTCGGCCTACAAGGCCAAGGACGCGGTGCGCCTGGGCGTGCTGCGCATGCTGAAGACCGCCGCCAAGAACATGCAGGTGGAACTGATGCGCCCCGTGACCGAGGCGGAACTGCTGGACGTGGTGCTGAAGCAGGCCAAGCAGCGGCAGGATTCCATCGAGCAGTTCACCGCCGCGAACCGTACCGACCTGGCCGACAAGGAGCAGGCGGAACTGGTCATCCTGCGCGAATACCTGCCCACCCCGCTGGAAGGCGACGAACTTGCCGCCGCCATCGATGCCGCCATCGCCGAAACCGGCGCCAAGGGTCCGCAGGACATGGGCCGGGTGATGCAGGCCATCATGAACGCCCACAAGGGCCGGGTGGACGGCAAGGCGCTTTCCGCCACCGTTCGCGCGCGCCTGGCGGGGTAG
- the rpsU gene encoding 30S ribosomal protein S21 has translation MPGVYLNDDEYNFDIALRRFKKQVEKAGVLSEMKKRQHYEKPSVMRKKKKAAARKRLLKKIRKMNMA, from the coding sequence TTGCCCGGTGTGTATCTTAACGACGACGAATACAACTTCGACATCGCGCTGCGTCGCTTCAAGAAGCAGGTCGAAAAGGCCGGCGTTCTTTCCGAAATGAAGAAGCGTCAGCACTACGAAAAGCCCAGCGTGATGCGCAAGAAGAAGAAGGCGGCCGCCCGCAAGCGTCTCCTGAAGAAGATCAGGAAGATGAACATGGCGTAA
- a CDS encoding HU family DNA-binding protein: protein MTKADLVDKIAAKANLTKASAERSLNAFLDAVKDALAAEGKLTLTGFGTFAVEDRQARKGRNPRTGAEIKIPASKVVKFRPGKTLKDSIK from the coding sequence ATGACCAAGGCTGATCTGGTCGACAAGATCGCGGCAAAGGCCAACCTGACCAAGGCCAGCGCCGAGCGCTCGCTGAACGCGTTCCTGGACGCGGTGAAGGATGCTCTGGCCGCCGAAGGCAAGCTTACCCTGACCGGCTTCGGCACCTTCGCGGTCGAAGATCGCCAGGCGCGCAAGGGTCGCAACCCCCGTACCGGCGCGGAAATCAAGATTCCCGCGTCCAAGGTGGTCAAGTTCCGCCCCGGCAAGACCCTGAAGGACTCGATCAAGTAG